In Denitratisoma sp. DHT3, one DNA window encodes the following:
- a CDS encoding thioredoxin domain-containing protein, which translates to MRMPSFARRHPWIGLLIVVTIVVASWMLLRAPHPATESMSLAAAGSEASKPAGPPWLYGRADARFTVVGYADLECPYCRAYFPALKRWIDAHPEVNWQWHHLPLSMHEPAATAEARLAECAGETGGHATFWQAVAWLYSNTRGDGQGLPEGLRYPDLTPAMQGCLDSERPDAVIRAQAVEAAQQGIAATPALQLRDRESGKTLLLHGPVEGDALLSAIDLLAAGSTTAAEPAHSPDMPAGVAGDMPR; encoded by the coding sequence ATGCGCATGCCTTCATTCGCCCGCCGTCATCCCTGGATCGGCCTGCTGATCGTGGTGACGATTGTGGTCGCCTCGTGGATGCTGCTGCGCGCGCCGCATCCGGCAACCGAGTCCATGTCCCTGGCCGCCGCCGGGTCCGAAGCGTCGAAACCGGCTGGCCCGCCCTGGCTGTATGGCCGTGCCGATGCGCGCTTCACGGTGGTCGGGTACGCCGACCTGGAGTGTCCGTACTGCCGGGCCTACTTCCCCGCGCTCAAGCGCTGGATCGACGCCCATCCCGAGGTGAACTGGCAGTGGCACCACCTGCCGCTGTCCATGCACGAGCCGGCCGCGACTGCCGAGGCACGCCTGGCCGAGTGCGCGGGCGAGACTGGCGGACATGCCACGTTCTGGCAGGCCGTGGCGTGGCTCTACTCGAACACCCGTGGCGACGGCCAGGGCCTGCCGGAGGGTCTGCGCTATCCCGACCTCACGCCAGCCATGCAGGGTTGTCTCGACAGCGAGCGCCCCGATGCCGTCATCCGTGCCCAGGCGGTGGAAGCCGCACAGCAGGGCATCGCGGCCACGCCGGCCCTGCAACTGCGCGACCGCGAGTCCGGCAAGACCCTCCTGCTGCACGGTCCCGTCGAAGGCGATGCCTTGCTGTCGGCCATCGACCTGCTCGCTGCCGGCAGCACGACCGCAGCCGAACCCGCCCATTCCCCAGACATGCCCGCCGGCGTTGCCGGTGACATGCCCAGGTAG